The genomic stretch tcagcacgatgcgccggccgcagcggccattggagggtgaaccaacggcaaaggaagacctgtctctctcactatccactctgtcaaaaaaaaaaaaaaaaaaaaaaaaaaaaaaaaaaaattgataagggaCTTCAGAGAATCCTCTCCAAGTCCCTTATTTTATACCTCAGGGAACTGAGGCCTGAAGTTTGACTTACCCAAGTTCCCAGCAAGTTAGAAGAACCAGAAATTCTCCAGATTGCCCGATATCCAGGCCCTTGTGCTGCCATGgcacactgcctccctgggcactAGAACCCCACGTCTACATGAGCCAAAGGGTCTGGTCCCTTCTCTTCCAATGGAAAGGACCAGATGTAGTCTTTGGGGGAATCAGCAGCTAGCACTATGCTTGGGAACAAAGTACGTGCTCAAACTGCTGGAGGCTCAGGCTGCACATACACAGGGTGGCCCTCTCCTGAGTCACTGCAGGTTCCCGTGGAGGGGACAGGTATAGGAGAGTAACGGGCAGCTCACAGCTCTGCCACCGCTCTgttacaggaagctcagagacgAGAGCAGCTTTTCCTTCTGCCTGGAGAGTGACTGGGCTGGAGGGGTGAAGGTGGACCGCTCTGGCAGGGGGCTTGCACTGGTCTGGAGGCGGCAGATTCAGCAGCTGAACCGAGTCAGCCTGGaaatggccagtgctgttgtgGATGCCTATCCCTCCCCACAGCTCCTGGTTCAGGTACGCCACTCTGGAGTCCCTGCTAGGTGCCCGTGCCCGAGGTCTCAGCAGGGCCCTAGATGATTCCCACTGACCGCAGCATTGAGAGCCCAGGGATGCCTTGCAGGTCAGCACTGTGGGTCTGCTGAGATCCAAGTGGTTGGCCCCTGGAGGGAGGACAGGTTCTCGTGCCCCAGCCCAtgcctgctgccctccctggTCATGGATGAGGGATGATCATGGATGACGGGGTTGTAAGAGGCCAATCGTGGCTTTCAGGCATATCGGCGGTGCTTCTCAGTGCAAGAACGCCAGAATCTGCTGGCAGACATCCAGGTACGCCGTGGGGAAGGGGTGACATCCACCTCGCGCCGGGTCGGGCTGGAGCTGTCCAGGCGGATCTACCTTCAGATGACCACCTCGCAGCCAGACCTCTCTTTAGACAGTGCTGACTGATGCCAGCCCTTGGGGACAAGGATGGAAAGCTGGTTTTGACCTCCCCAGCTGCAAGACCTGACTGCCATTAAGACTTGGAAGTGCCTTCTGGGACGTGCACAAGTCGACGAGGCCCACAGTGGGCTCTCCTGGGTCTCGTTGGTGTCTTTCCCTGTCAGCTCAGGGCAGaggctgcagctctggcattgACATTCACACTGAATCTTCCCCTCCTGGCCAGTCAGCTGCCATGGTCAAACCACCCTGCCAGCCCTCAAAACACAAAGGAACACACACAGACCATTCAGACACGTATTTAATAATCATAGAAATCCAAAAGAATCGGCATGGACTCTGGAAGTCGTGAGTGAGCTGTCGCCTGTGGGTTGGCTTGACTAGGCTCAGCCACTGAGCTGCCTCAACCAGCCAAGGAACAGGGGTTTGATGACTATGCTGACTTCTGTATTATCTTAACCTCACCTTACGTATTACGTGTTTAGCTTCAATAAAGCATTTGTACCAATGGCTCTGGAGCGTGGAGGAAGACTAAAGGAATGTGTAGTGACTCTGAGTAAGGTGTGGACCTACGCAGCAGAGCtgtccttggaggagaggagaacAAAGTCCTTTCTTGCAGTATCAGGACAGTGCTATCGAGATGGGCCGCTGGGGCTGAGCAGTTGGACCCTGCCCTCTGTGAGCTATGACAGGCTCTTGCCCCTCTGGAGAGAGGCCAAATGCTTGCAGTTGGGAGTTTCTGGTGAATGAGCACCATGGCAGTCATTTCTGATCCCTGCATCCAGCTGTTTTAAAAGGTGGTGAAGGAGGCGAGAGAGAGCTGCTGTAGTGGACGAGAAGGGACGGTGCTGCCCGATGTGTGCTGGGCACTAGTGAGCCACTGTGCAGCTCCAGGGCGCTGCCCGGTTCCCTTCATTGTTCCCTTCAGTTAAAGGCTGAGAAGCAGGTCTGGACCTCAGTGTCTACAAAGCCACGTGCTCAGGCTGCCCCTGAGGTATTTAGTCACACTGAGTCCTAACAGCTGTCAGGGCACTGTAGCTTTGTAGAAACCCGCTTCCTTGCCTACTGGTAATCAGTTAATGCTCCAAAATTCACACAAGGAGCCCGGATGTTACCATTTAATGGAAACCAGATATGTTGGGGCAGGACTCCACAGGAGCTGCTGGAGGCCTCGACAGCGTGATGTTTCTGTTAGCGATGAATCCGTCTGCCGTGAAAGTCTATACTTCGGCTGAGACATACTCACTCCTGGTGTGAGTTCTGTTCTCTGAAGATATTATAAAGGAGGCAAAGTGACAAGGAAATAGCACTGAGTGAGTCCAATTCTGCTTCACACTAGCTGAGAGACTGCAGGCGAGCCACGGGAGGCCTGTTTCCATGTTTTCAAGTATTACATTGGACCACGTGGTCAGGAAGTCCCTTTCACAGCTAGCTTGTGTGTGGTCACAAAAGGGCCTGACTGTCTGAGGTccttaagaaaatagaaatgtccCCCTGCCCTGCAATTTAGGCTGCATTTGCTGAGTGTAGTGTTCCCCTAGTCCTTCTAACGCACTGCCTCCTGATCTGCCCTGATTGCCCAGGGAGGAATGAAAGAAAAGGTTTGTGACATACAAAAGTATAAATGTAGTGACAGCTGACCGTTTAGTAGAAATGAGCCTTGCCTTTACACAGCTTTGTACAACTAGAAAAGGCTATGTTGTTTTCTCTCCCCGCCCTCAGCCCATTCCCTTAGGCATGCAGGTAGCCgtccccctcccacctcctcactCCACCAGGGGACCCCGACTAAGGAACGCAGAAGTCCTACAAAGAGGAGGGCTCAGGTACCAATCAGCAGCCATTTGATGGTGGCAGGTAGGTCTGACGCTAAAAAGAGGTGTCCAGCAGAACCCAATTCCATAGGAATCCAAGCTgcgaggctgggaggcagcaggtgctaagGACAAGCTCACTGCTGGGAGTCGGTCTGCAGGACCCACTGGAGGATCTCGTGGCGACGCAGGCCCTGGACGGCATTGTCGTAGATGGCGTTCACGCTGGTGCACAGGGGCTGTTGCTGCAGCTCCGTCACCCGGCACGCAACCAGCCCGCCTGCCACacacagcaggagcagcagcagcagcagcttcagcACAGCCCAGGACCGAGTTTGCTTCCGGGGTGGTGGCTTGCGGGGGCGGGAGCCAGACTTAGATTCTGGAGGGACAAAGTCACAGCAGACAAAGTACAGTCAGTTTGAGGAGGGCCACTCTCCACCCAGCTGTGCTGGTCTCTTCCATGCAGATCCCTCCTCAAGCTCCGAAGAGAAAAGCGTGTTCAGAGTATCCGAGACCTTACAAACCTTGCTACCCACTACCCAGAAGCTGAAACATGAATGTCTTCCCCCTGGGGTCTTGGGAGAGCGCACTGGAACTGGGACTCTGCACATGTCACGGAGCTCACCACGCCCCGGCCCCAGGTTCTGCTTGGGAACATGGTGATGATCAcaaagggaggggcagggagaaagTGCTGCCTGTCGCAGGGGATGTTGTGAATGTCATTACTGTCACGTGACACGTACATGGGAGGAAAGTCCGGAAGATTATGCACCATTCATAAGCAGTACTGCTGAAATGGGGTATTACAAGGGACTGCCGTTTTTTGCGATACATACATATCTTTTCTAATTCCTTtgcaatgaatataaatttaatttatgatcataaaaaatgattttgagacCTTTTTtaaggcaattaaaaaaaaaaaaacttgaaaggcagagacagatcttccatttgctggttcacttcctaaatgctcataacagccatgcctaagccaggagcccagaactcaagcagggtctcccacgtgagtgagagggaccgaagtacttgagccatcacctgctggctcctaggGAAGTTGGAATCGAAAACAGAggaggtggggccggtgctgtggcgtagtggtaaagccaccgcgtccagtgccagcatccatgtgggcaccggttcgagtcctggctgctccacttccaatccagctctctgctatggcctgggaaagcagtaaaagatggcccaagtccttgggcccctgcacccatgtgggagacctgaaggagactcctggctgtggatctACTCagctgggccattgcagccaattggggagtgaatcaacagatagaagacctctgtctctctgcctcttctctgtataactctttcaaataaataaataaatctttcaaaacaaaacaaaacaaacagaggagggacacaaacccaggcactctggtatgagatggGGGCATCCAAGTGGTGTCTTCCCCCGCCCCAAACAAAGAAACAGTTACTGAATGATCAACAACTGGGTGTATTTATAGCTAAGCTAAAGAAACCTGCTGTTACCAACATCTCCTGGTAGAAACATAGGACACATTAGCTCAGTTAATTCTTCCTATTTTGATATTTAATTCTCACGCTAGCTCTTTGTTATCCAGTAGAAGGCAAAATATTGTTGAAATAATGACCCTAAGcagtaaatataaaagaaaatagattccATATTTACTGAAATCTCAAGTAGTATGCTGGGAAAATACAGGCCTAGTACAGAATAAAGTACATAAAGGAAGCTGCAACTCAGAAGACGCACTAACAAACGGCCAACACTCTGGGTGCTAGACAGCAGCTTAGCCAGGATGCGCACATGTGCCTTTGTAGCTGAGATAAGCTGGGCTAAAATTCTGTTAAAGTTGAGTTAAAATTCTGTTGTTAATCCTGTTTTGCTTAGAACATAATGAATTTGGATAAATCAATTCCCTTGTTAGACTGTACAGCGTACCAGACAACCAGTGCACCTCACAGGTGCTAAGAGGCACTTTAAGGAGCAATTTGACCATGCGTGATCTTAACCTAGCTCAGTGATTTCAAGGCCTCACCCCAACAGAAGGGGAGACTCCCGGTTCTGACAATGTCCATGTTCTTAGGCTCACTAGGAGACAGGGTCACCCGTTCCCTGTAACCATACTTGAAGCCTGGCACCCCTCAAAGCCTCACATGCCACTCGGCTTATCTATCACATGCCTGAAGACACGGCACGCCCCCCACCCGTGCACCTCTGCAGCACAGAAAACGTACTTGGGGCCTGGTTTGCTTCCTTCTTCGGCTTCTTCTCCTGCTCCCGCTTGGCCGCTTTGAGGGCGTCATACTCCTTTCTCCGACGCTCCttctcctctgccttctcccgCTTCCGCACCTCCCGCTCCTGTGCCTCCTTAGCTCGTTGCTTGGCCTCGCGTTtcttctctgcctctataacGTCAAACACCAAAAATGTGATTTCTCTCCCACAAACCCTGTAGCAGTTTGCTCTCCAAAGTGATTAAAAGTATGGATTCAGCCACCTTTTCCTTTATGCCATGGGTTGCATAGGAAATACCGAAAGGCTGAGACCAGCATGTGGAGCAGTAGCTGAAGCCGCCACTTGGGGCACCAGcaccccttatcagagtgccagttccagtcccagctgctccacttctgatccagctccctgctaatgtgcctgggaaggcagcagaagatggccaaagtgcttgggtccttgctacccaatAGGAGGTCcagatggacttctgggctcctggctttggcctggcccagcccctggtatcatggccatttgggaagtgaaccagtggatggaaattatctctctgttgctctgctaaaataaatttttaaaaagaagaagaagaaaaaaaaaaaactactggaaACACCCATCTTTCTGCTCTCCAGGAAGGAAAGCCCTCCCTAAACTACAGTAGCCCCTACGAAGATTCAAAGGGTTCCTGGCCAAAAGCATCAGGAAGATCTGGGTGAAATAACAAAAGTGACCTcgggcggcactgtggtgcagcaggtaaagccgccgcctgcagtgccagcatcccatacgggcaccggtttgagtcccagctgctccacttccaatccagctctctgctatggcctgggaaagcaatagaagacagcccaagtccttgggcctctgcacccacgtgggagacccggaaaaagctcctggctcctggcttcggatcagcccagctctggccattgcggccatctggggagtgaatcagcagatggagacctctttctgcctctcctctctctgtgaaactctgactttcaaatatataaataaatctttagaaaaaaaaaaaaaaagtgacctcaGCAGGCATGGTTCGAAGTGTGATGGTACTCTGGTGCGAGGCACTAACCCAGAAGGCACCGCAATCGACAGCCTTCTGGAAGTCAGACACAGAGAAAATGGTTAATTCTAAGAGAGGGCAAGGGAGAAGAGGACATACGCACTCAGGCTTAAGCTTGAAGGAATGACAATGTTTCTCTGAAAAAATACCCAGTTTGTCAGAGTAATCTCTAGACTTCAGCTTGGCAATCTGTGCGGCAAATTCTGATTAACTTAACAGCTCAGATATGTTACATGCAGTACCCAACTTCCAAAATTACTGGGTTCTAAAAATGCATTTCCAAATTAGTTATCTGGAAGTCTGAAATACATTTTCCCAAAGCCAGAATGCCACAAATGGAGGTTACGTGTCTTAGGGCTTAAACCAGCGTCATCAGAATGTAGCTGAACAGCAGTGGCCTAAGTCCTGCAGCTTTCCACTGCTTCTCCGTGGATAAACAAGCTCCCAGCTGGGCACCGAGAACGCCAAGAGCATGCTACACCCAGCCTCTAGAGGACGCGGGCCGTCAAGAAGCGAGAGCAGCGGGTCTGAGTGAACGTGGTTCGTCCTACCACAGTGGCTGTGCAGGCAGAGAGGATGGTGGCTGTAACTCACGGCCAGCCCTTCTCCAACCACAGCATCCTCCAAGTGCCAGCTGGCCAACAGGGTACCCGCTACAGGCCAGATCCTGTTCTAAGTGCTGAGATGCAGCAGCAAAGAAGACAGGTCAAGTTCTAGTCCTGAGTTACTTACTTAGGAGAGGGAAACAGACTATCAGCAAGTGAATACCCGGTATGGGAGACAGTGACATGTGCCATGGAGAGTGACTGGCAGGACAGCCATTCTAGTTGGGGTCATTCAGAAAGGGTTAAGGCCAACCTAGCGCAACATCTGAGCAGGGAAACCAGGCATGGAGAGACTGAGGGAAAAGGAAGCCAGGCAAAGCCCCCGGGGTGGTCCAGGGCAGTAGGGGCTGGTGTGGCTGGAGTGACAGGCATGCTCTCCCTGAAGTGTGGACAGGGCCAGAGAAGCAAAGGAGCAGGCCTGCACCATGTCACTGAGCTTGGATTTTATTCTCAGTTCCATGGCATGCCAATGGATGGTTTAAGCCAACAGCTacataactgatttttaaaatgttacaaaatGATCTCCCATACTAGTGTGCAGGAGGTGAGGCTGTGGAGACCAGGCAGGAGGTGGAGCAGTGGTCCACAGGGGGGTCTTGTTCCAGAGGAGGCACTGGAGGCCAGCAAACTTGCTGACAGACTGGGTGTGAGAATAACACAATAAAGGGGCTGAGATGTCTTTCTCACCCCAGGCTGAGTAACCTCCTTTTATGGGGACTGAAGGGAACCAGGGCTCTGTTTCAGCCACGTTTAAGAAAACCATTAGCACTCCTAGCAGGTGATGCCATCTACCACCACACTGCCATGCCCTGGCCCACTCTTTAGGACTAGTCTACAGACCCCCAGCTCCTGACGCAGGAGCCTCTGGTGCTGGGACAAGGGCCTGGAGAATGACTAGACGAGGGGTGGCCACCTACCGCGCTCCACTTCCAGCCGCCGCTGCCTCTCCCGCTCCTGATCCGCCTGCACGGCCTTCATGTGCTGTAACACCTGCAAAGGGAGAAGAGAGCTCGGAGCTACTCAGGCAGTAAAGTCACTGAGTGAATCCTACTTCTGTAGCCCAAGTTACCGCACTGAGTTGGAGAAGAGCCATGAGCCCAGTTCATTAACTGTCAGAATAACTCGGTTTTGGGatagatgttgtggcacagtgggtcaggcTGCCAGCtgggtgcctgcattccatactggagtgccaattcaaattccagctcctgcATTTCTAACCCAGCCCCCTGCAAATGGGCTTGAGAAGGCCcaagatgacagcccaagtacctgggttcctgtcacccacatgggggacccagatggagttcctggctcctagctttggcctggctcagcctcagctgttgtgggtatttggggagtgaaccagagaatgggagattcACACATACCCCCCAActcctgtgtgtgtcactctgtctttcaaataataaacgcTACAAAAAGAGTCTGTGAAACACATGCCAACTTAAATCTGTAGAAAAGTTCTGCAACGTACAATTACTCTCGCCAGATTCATGTCATCCTCCAACACACTTTCCTGCCCTCCTGCCTTTGCTACCTagggggcccctgctcccacaccaCCACCAACATCCAACACAGGGTGCCACAATTCCTTGCTATCTGTCAGTCTCAGTCATTGGACTGCAAGTTCCTTAAGGATGGAAACTGCTGTCTGTCCACAGGGACTCACGTGGCTGAAACAGAGCTTAACTGACTCCAGACATTCAAGGCAATGATGATGACTGATAAAGAGTCCcacttcaggccggcgctgtgactcaacaggctaatcctccgcctagcggcaccggcacaccaggttctagtcccagttgccccccttccaggccagctctctgctatggcccgggagtgcagtggaggatggcccaagtccttgggccctgcaccccatgggagaccaggagaagcacctgactcctgccttcggatcagcgcggtgcgccggccgcagcgcgccggccgcagcggccattggaaggtgaaccaatggcaaaggaagacctttctctctgtctctctctctcactgtccactctgcctgtcaaaaaaaaaaaaaaaaaaagagtcccacTTCAAAAGACCGGCAAGACTGATGGGTGACTTTTCCATGGCTagaaagtagaacagctgagaccTAAGTACAGTTCCTGAGTTCCTAGACCAGCACTTGTTCCACTCACTACCAAATGAAGAGAGGAGCAGCTCTCTGAAAGACCCAAACAACACACATTTGTACTTGGCACCCTGAGCAACCCAAATCTTTATCCACCCATTCATGGATGACCTCAGACTAAAACAGCTGCAAAGATTCTCACTGTGAGCATGGTTGGCGAAGAAGTCAAAGACCTGTTCTGTTTGTTTTCAGAAGCTGGTATTCTTTGGATGTTACGATCAGAGGGTAAGCCTGGAGCCCAATATGGTCACTCTAgcacttaccagctgtgtgattTTAGCAAGTGACTTAACCTTTCTGAGCCGtcttctcatctggaaaatgctGTAAAGATGAAGTAACATAGCTTGTCCTGGCTGCCTAGCATAGTCCCTGGCCTTGCATGCACTCAGTGAATACTGCTGCTTTATCACTGCATCTTCTTTACTGCAGGAGCAGAAGGAAAACCAGAACTATTCTAATTTAAGGCAAAGGTCTTATTTGACTACTGCACCACAGACATGTCAATATTCAAAagctgttctttttatttcttatcatGCCCCTCACAAGGTCTGCAAAATCAGCTCACTACAAGAGCGTGGTTGGAGCAACCAGGGACTCTGGCCCTGAGTAACCCAGAACTCGAACCTTCTATCCCCTCTCCCAAGGGAGTCAAGCGGCAAAAATGGCTGCTGGATGAGGAGCTGCGTGATATGGGGGAAGGGGGGAAAGCAAGGTGAGAGGCAGCCCAAGTTGAAAGCCCCTGTCTCACTCTGAACTCTGagtattgaaaaaaaatcatcaattaCTGAGCTCGTGTTAGGGAGTGCACAACTGGCTAGGAAGCATCCTTGTTTGCCCTGGATACTGTACTGCAATCAGGAGGCCGTTATCTGGAAACACAGGCAGTCCAGAAACGAACAGGCTCCCCTAGTGcagactgagctcctggaggCAGATTCTGTCTACCTATCCCAGTTCACAGAATACAGAAAGCACTTGAGGAATACTGTGGAACAAATTATTTCTAAAAGgtcttttggggccggcgctgtggcacagtgggttaatgccctggcctgaagtgttggcatcccatatgggaacggttggagacccggctgctccacttctgatccagctctctgctctggcctgggaaagcagtagaag from Lepus europaeus isolate LE1 chromosome 18, mLepTim1.pri, whole genome shotgun sequence encodes the following:
- the LRRC59 gene encoding leucine-rich repeat-containing protein 59; protein product: MTKAGSKGGNLRDKLDGNELDLSLSDLNEVPVKELAALPKATVLDLSCNKLSTLPSDFCGLTHLVKLDLSKNKLQQLPADFGRLVNLQHLDLLNNRLVTLPVSFAQLKNLKWLDLKDNPLDPVLAKVAGDCLDEKQCKQCANKVLQHMKAVQADQERERQRRLEVEREAEKKREAKQRAKEAQEREVRKREKAEEKERRRKEYDALKAAKREQEKKPKKEANQAPKSKSGSRPRKPPPRKQTRSWAVLKLLLLLLLLCVAGGLVACRVTELQQQPLCTSVNAIYDNAVQGLRRHEILQWVLQTDSQQ